The Tistrella mobilis genome window below encodes:
- the aroA gene encoding 3-phosphoshikimate 1-carboxyvinyltransferase, with translation MTHAAPHPATARLSRGLSGDVIVPGDKSISHRALMLSALAVGRSAVDGLLEGEDVLATAAAMRALGASIAREETTGPDGAPLVRWVIDGVGVGGLGEPADVLDMGNSGTAARLLMGLLATHPLVAVMTGDASLRKRPMARVATPLEKMGAKIVTRAGGRLPATVIGTRSPVPIRYRLPVPSAQVKSAILLAGLNTPGRTVVVEPEATRDHTERMLGAMGARITVETEADGARVISLDGQPELRARDMTVPGDPSSAAFPLVAGLITEGSAVTVRNVCLNPGRDGLVRTLVEMGADLTVTNPRDVGGEPVGDLVARSSALKAVTVPADRAPSMIDEFPVLAAAAATAHGTSRFEGLAELRVKESDRLQAVADGLIRAGVTVRTGEDWLEVDGCGGPVPGGTDAVVTHLDHRIAMAFLVLGLAARNGMVVDDDRMIATSFPGFRALMTGLGCDITDL, from the coding sequence ATGACCCATGCCGCGCCGCATCCCGCCACCGCCCGCCTCTCCCGCGGACTTTCGGGCGACGTCATCGTCCCCGGCGATAAGTCGATCTCGCATCGGGCGTTGATGCTGTCGGCGCTGGCGGTCGGGCGCTCTGCCGTCGACGGCCTGCTGGAAGGCGAGGACGTGCTCGCGACCGCAGCGGCGATGCGCGCACTGGGCGCCAGCATCGCCCGCGAAGAGACCACCGGCCCCGACGGCGCACCGCTTGTCCGCTGGGTGATCGACGGCGTCGGCGTTGGAGGGCTGGGCGAGCCGGCCGATGTGCTCGACATGGGCAATTCGGGCACGGCCGCACGGCTGCTGATGGGCCTGCTCGCCACCCACCCGCTGGTGGCGGTGATGACCGGTGATGCCAGCCTGCGCAAGCGGCCCATGGCCCGGGTCGCAACGCCGCTGGAGAAGATGGGCGCAAAGATCGTCACCCGCGCCGGCGGCCGGCTGCCGGCCACCGTGATCGGTACCCGCAGCCCGGTGCCGATCCGCTATCGCCTGCCGGTGCCATCGGCTCAGGTTAAATCGGCGATCCTCCTCGCCGGGCTCAACACCCCTGGCCGGACCGTGGTGGTGGAACCGGAAGCGACCCGCGACCATACCGAACGCATGCTGGGCGCCATGGGCGCACGGATCACGGTGGAAACCGAGGCCGACGGCGCCCGGGTGATCAGCCTCGACGGCCAGCCGGAGCTCCGCGCCCGGGACATGACCGTGCCGGGCGACCCGTCCTCGGCGGCCTTCCCGCTGGTCGCAGGACTGATCACCGAAGGCTCGGCCGTCACCGTGCGCAATGTCTGCCTCAACCCCGGTCGCGACGGACTGGTCCGTACGCTGGTCGAAATGGGCGCCGATCTGACCGTCACCAATCCGCGCGATGTGGGTGGCGAGCCGGTGGGTGATCTGGTGGCACGCTCGTCCGCGCTTAAGGCGGTGACCGTTCCGGCCGACCGCGCGCCCTCGATGATCGACGAATTCCCGGTGCTCGCCGCCGCCGCCGCCACCGCCCACGGCACCAGCCGTTTCGAAGGGCTGGCGGAACTCAGGGTCAAGGAAAGCGACCGGCTGCAGGCGGTGGCCGACGGCCTGATCCGTGCCGGCGTCACCGTGCGCACTGGCGAGGACTGGCTGGAAGTGGATGGCTGCGGCGGTCCGGTTCCGGGCGGCACCGACGCGGTCGTCACGCATCTGGACCATCGCATCGCCATGGCCTTCCTGGTGCTGGGCCTGGCCGCACGCAACGGCATGGTGGTCGACGACGATCGGATGATCGCCACCAGCTTCCCCGGCTTCCGCGCCCTGATGACCGGGCTCGGTTGCGACATCACCGATCTCTGA
- the cmk gene encoding (d)CMP kinase — MTPTPNHPPVIAIDGPAAAGKGTLARRLAAELGLRHLDTGMIYRAAASRLLAGGGDPDDPAAAALAAQTLTADDLVRTDLRTERTGETASKIAALGPVRAALLDFQRNFGRTAPGAVLDGRDIGTVVFPDARAKIFVTASPEARALRRHEELRGKGVASIFADVLEEMRLRDRRDRERAVAPLRPADDAVILDTTDMSADEVFAAALAHVTGRL, encoded by the coding sequence ATGACCCCGACCCCCAACCATCCGCCGGTGATCGCCATCGACGGTCCCGCCGCGGCCGGCAAGGGCACACTCGCCCGCAGGCTCGCCGCCGAACTGGGGCTGCGCCATCTCGATACCGGCATGATCTATCGGGCGGCGGCAAGCCGTCTGCTCGCCGGAGGTGGTGATCCGGACGATCCGGCGGCGGCGGCGCTGGCCGCTCAGACCCTCACCGCCGACGATCTCGTCCGCACCGATCTGCGGACGGAGCGTACGGGGGAAACCGCCTCGAAGATCGCCGCCCTCGGACCCGTCCGTGCCGCTCTGCTCGACTTTCAGCGCAACTTCGGCCGGACCGCTCCGGGCGCCGTGCTTGATGGCCGCGACATCGGCACCGTGGTGTTTCCCGACGCGCGCGCGAAGATCTTCGTAACCGCCTCGCCCGAAGCGCGTGCACTCAGGCGACACGAAGAGTTGCGGGGCAAGGGGGTTGCCAGTATATTCGCCGACGTTCTGGAAGAGATGCGGCTGCGAGACCGTCGCGACCGGGAACGAGCGGTGGCCCCACTGCGTCCCGCGGACGATGCCGTCATCCTCGACACCACCGACATGTCGGCGGACGAGGTCTTCGCAGCAGCGCTCGCGCATGTCACGGGCCGGCTCTGA
- the rpsA gene encoding 30S ribosomal protein S1: MINTSPAPEKDVMSDENFEALLADSFIAQDGLEGSVVKGRITAIEGDQVLIDVGLKSDGRIALKEFAQPGQETELAVGDEVEVYIDRMENAQGEVVISRERARREEAWTQLEQAFKNAERVNGVIFGRVKGGCTVDLQGAVAFLPGSQIDIRPVRDITPLIGTTQPFQILKMDKRRGNIVVSRRAVLEESRAEARKELIENLKEGQILEGVVKNITDYGAFVDLGGVDGLLHVTDISWRRINHPTEALTIGQSVRVVVTRFNRETQRISLGMKQLEADPWEGVEVKYPVGVKFAGRVTNITDYGAFVELEPGVEGLVHVSEMSWTKKNVHPGKIVSTSQEIEVMVLDVDSQKRRISLGLKQVADNPWETFLDRHPVGSSIEGEVKNITEFGLFVGLDGDIDGLVHLSDLDWSRPGEEALKDFRKGDMVKAVVLDVDVEKERISLGIKQLDKDPFTEATQDLRRGQTVTCTVTKVVENGLEISTADGAKGFIRKSEIARDRQDQRTDRYSEGDKFDALITNIDRSSRKLTLSIKALEMAEEKKAMAEFGSSDSGASLGDILGAALRERERTQADD, encoded by the coding sequence ATGATCAACACCAGCCCCGCGCCCGAGAAGGACGTCATGTCGGACGAGAATTTCGAAGCCCTGCTGGCCGACAGCTTCATTGCCCAGGATGGCCTGGAGGGAAGCGTCGTTAAGGGTCGGATCACCGCCATCGAGGGCGACCAGGTCCTCATCGACGTCGGCCTGAAGTCCGACGGGCGCATCGCGCTCAAGGAATTCGCCCAGCCCGGTCAGGAGACCGAGCTTGCGGTCGGCGACGAGGTCGAGGTCTATATCGACCGGATGGAGAACGCCCAGGGCGAGGTCGTCATCAGCCGCGAGCGTGCGCGCCGCGAAGAGGCCTGGACCCAGCTCGAGCAGGCGTTCAAGAACGCCGAGCGCGTCAACGGCGTGATCTTCGGGCGCGTGAAGGGCGGCTGCACCGTCGACCTTCAGGGTGCCGTGGCCTTCCTGCCGGGCAGCCAGATCGACATCCGTCCGGTGCGTGACATCACGCCCCTGATCGGCACGACCCAGCCTTTCCAGATCCTCAAGATGGACAAGCGTCGCGGCAACATCGTCGTCTCGCGTCGTGCCGTCCTGGAAGAGAGCCGCGCCGAGGCCCGCAAGGAACTGATCGAGAACCTCAAGGAAGGTCAGATCCTGGAAGGCGTGGTCAAGAACATCACCGATTACGGTGCGTTCGTGGACCTGGGTGGCGTCGACGGCCTGCTGCACGTCACCGACATCTCCTGGCGCCGCATCAATCACCCGACCGAAGCCCTGACCATCGGTCAGTCGGTTCGCGTGGTGGTGACCCGCTTCAACCGCGAGACCCAGCGCATCAGCCTCGGCATGAAGCAGCTTGAGGCGGATCCGTGGGAAGGCGTCGAGGTGAAGTATCCGGTGGGCGTGAAGTTCGCCGGCCGCGTCACCAACATCACCGACTACGGCGCCTTCGTGGAGCTGGAGCCGGGCGTCGAGGGTCTGGTCCATGTCTCCGAGATGAGCTGGACCAAGAAGAACGTGCACCCGGGCAAGATCGTTTCGACCTCGCAGGAGATCGAAGTGATGGTGCTCGACGTCGACTCGCAGAAGCGCCGCATCAGCCTGGGCCTGAAGCAGGTTGCCGACAACCCGTGGGAGACCTTCCTGGATCGTCACCCGGTGGGTTCGTCGATCGAGGGCGAGGTCAAGAACATCACCGAGTTCGGTCTGTTCGTTGGTCTCGACGGCGACATCGACGGCCTGGTGCACCTGTCGGATCTCGACTGGAGCCGCCCCGGCGAAGAGGCGCTCAAGGACTTCCGCAAGGGCGACATGGTCAAGGCCGTGGTGCTGGATGTGGACGTCGAGAAGGAGCGTATCTCCCTCGGCATCAAGCAGCTCGACAAGGATCCGTTCACCGAGGCGACTCAGGACCTGCGCCGCGGCCAGACCGTCACCTGCACGGTCACCAAGGTCGTCGAGAATGGTCTGGAGATCTCCACGGCCGATGGCGCCAAGGGCTTCATCCGCAAGTCGGAAATCGCCCGTGACCGCCAGGATCAGCGCACCGACCGCTACAGCGAGGGCGATAAGTTCGACGCCCTGATCACCAACATCGACCGGTCGAGCCGCAAGCTCACCCTGTCGATCAAGGCGCTGGAGATGGCGGAAGAGAAGAAGGCCATGGCCGAGTTCGGTTCGTCCGACAGCGGCGCGAGCCTCGGCGACATCCTGGGTGCCGCGCTCCGCGAGCGCGAGCGGACCCAGGCGGACGATTGA
- a CDS encoding phosphonate degradation HD-domain oxygenase gives MSDPRRPRSPAARLDEIFSIFAARGDDSYGEAVSQIEHAVQSAEIAEAQGAADSLIAAALLHDIGHMIHRDAAAAFQNGRDDAHERLGARYLTGLFPPAVIRPIEMHVDAKRCLVTTEPAYAAALSPVSRRTLELQGGPMTDVEAMAFLADPHAADAIALRRIDEAAKIEGAGRDGVMRFRPLLERLAIGL, from the coding sequence ATGTCGGATCCCCGCCGCCCCCGCAGTCCCGCCGCCCGGCTGGACGAGATCTTCAGCATCTTCGCGGCGCGCGGCGATGACAGCTACGGCGAGGCCGTGAGCCAGATCGAGCACGCGGTCCAATCGGCCGAGATCGCGGAAGCACAGGGCGCGGCCGACAGCCTGATCGCTGCGGCTCTGCTGCACGACATCGGCCACATGATCCACCGGGACGCCGCAGCCGCCTTCCAGAACGGCCGCGACGATGCTCATGAGCGGCTCGGGGCCAGATATCTGACCGGGCTGTTTCCGCCGGCGGTGATCCGGCCGATCGAGATGCATGTGGACGCCAAGCGCTGCCTGGTGACCACCGAGCCGGCCTATGCCGCCGCCCTCTCCCCCGTCTCGCGCCGGACCCTTGAGCTGCAGGGCGGCCCGATGACCGATGTCGAGGCCATGGCCTTTCTGGCCGATCCCCATGCCGCCGATGCCATCGCCCTCCGGCGGATCGACGAGGCCGCCAAGATCGAGGGCGCCGGCCGTGATGGCGTGATGCGCTTCCGGCCGCTGCTGGAACGTCTGGCCATCGGCCTCTGA
- a CDS encoding alkaline phosphatase family protein, translating into MARNVLLIMVDQWRWDLSPGLGNPLVSTPALDRLAARGAVFTRHFAQSAPCGPARASFASGQYVFNHRVFANPVPMAAGRRLLQHHLRAAGITPYMIGYTTAVPDPRSRDPQDPVFHGPSVAEGWQILREMDEDKARYTAWARRQGADLHPDYDTGFAHHLRAGAPVEVSPQPDGLHDSRWLADTAVEFLDAAPKGPWLLHLGFYRPHPPLAALARHLARVPDAPPLPPIDSTAEDAIHPLAALFRRVVPASIAHPGLDGLASALPAATVAALRKAYLALLAEVDDEVERVLAALERSGRGQDTLVVFMSDHGEQWGEHGLFGKRAIHQASFRVPLIIADPRQSADPTRGGQIHAITEHVDLLPTLLDWFGIAAPPQCDGRSLLGLIAGDRPSDWRDAAVYEHDFRDKLTAPVPGLARSPHEAQFTAIQDERWAYLHFPDADPVLFDLEADPGQTRNLAADPAFAPVVHRMMRRLLDHRIRHADRTLSEARAAPGGMIGRW; encoded by the coding sequence ATGGCCCGCAACGTCCTGCTGATCATGGTCGACCAGTGGCGCTGGGATCTCTCCCCCGGCCTCGGCAATCCGCTGGTCTCAACCCCGGCTCTCGACCGGCTGGCCGCGCGCGGGGCGGTCTTCACCCGCCATTTTGCCCAAAGCGCCCCCTGCGGCCCGGCCCGGGCGAGCTTCGCCAGCGGCCAGTATGTCTTCAACCACCGGGTCTTCGCCAATCCGGTGCCGATGGCGGCGGGGCGCCGGCTGTTGCAGCACCATCTGCGCGCCGCCGGCATCACCCCCTACATGATCGGGTATACCACGGCGGTGCCCGATCCGCGCAGCCGCGATCCGCAGGATCCGGTCTTCCACGGCCCTTCGGTCGCCGAAGGCTGGCAGATCCTGCGCGAGATGGATGAGGACAAGGCGCGCTATACCGCCTGGGCCCGACGCCAGGGTGCCGATCTCCACCCCGACTACGATACCGGCTTCGCGCACCATCTCCGTGCCGGTGCGCCGGTTGAAGTCTCCCCCCAGCCCGACGGGCTGCATGACAGCCGCTGGCTGGCCGATACGGCGGTGGAGTTCCTGGATGCAGCTCCCAAGGGCCCCTGGCTGCTGCATCTGGGCTTCTATCGGCCGCATCCGCCGCTGGCGGCGCTCGCCCGCCATCTGGCCCGGGTGCCCGACGCCCCACCGCTGCCGCCGATCGACAGCACGGCCGAGGACGCGATCCACCCCCTGGCCGCCCTCTTCCGCCGGGTGGTGCCGGCATCGATCGCCCATCCGGGCCTGGACGGCCTCGCCTCCGCCCTGCCCGCCGCCACGGTCGCCGCCCTGCGCAAGGCCTATCTGGCGCTGCTTGCCGAAGTCGATGACGAGGTCGAGCGCGTGCTGGCGGCGCTGGAGCGGAGCGGGCGCGGCCAGGACACCCTGGTCGTGTTCATGTCCGATCATGGCGAGCAATGGGGCGAGCACGGCCTGTTCGGCAAGCGCGCCATCCACCAGGCCTCCTTCCGGGTACCGCTGATCATCGCCGACCCGCGGCAGAGCGCCGATCCGACCCGCGGCGGGCAGATCCACGCCATCACCGAACATGTCGACCTGCTGCCGACCCTGCTGGACTGGTTCGGCATCGCAGCCCCGCCGCAATGCGACGGCCGCTCGCTGTTGGGCCTGATCGCCGGCGATCGCCCGTCGGACTGGCGGGATGCCGCAGTCTACGAGCACGACTTCCGCGACAAGCTGACCGCCCCGGTTCCGGGCCTCGCCCGCTCGCCGCATGAGGCACAATTCACCGCCATCCAGGACGAGCGCTGGGCCTATCTGCACTTCCCCGATGCGGATCCCGTGCTCTTCGACCTTGAAGCAGACCCAGGCCAGACCCGCAATCTCGCCGCCGACCCCGCCTTCGCCCCGGTCGTCCACCGCATGATGCGCCGCCTGCTCGACCACCGCATCCGCCACGCTGACCGCACCCTCTCAGAGGCCCGCGCGGCACCGGGCGGGATGATCGGGCGGTGGTAG
- a CDS encoding LysR substrate-binding domain-containing protein, with product MNFNQMRAFHAVAVEGGFSAAAKSLGVTQPAVTVQIRGLEAELGVRLFLRRGQGAVPTEAGERLLAHVRAVMLLMDRTEAAVASDPAMAGGLVRLGLSTPATIMGLAKRFADAHPAVELRLSTGNTGQLIEDVLACRVDLIAASHIEPDPRLAGVVLGRQRLALLVPAADPLARSGDPLPLDALAGLPVLLREPSSVTRQVFLRAADATGFSPRVAASLGSREMIREATAAGLGYGIVFDGETGHDPRLAHRPLTAAGPGADLLAADVRLSCLPELAEIGVVAAFLALAGMT from the coding sequence ATGAACTTCAACCAGATGCGCGCCTTCCACGCCGTGGCGGTGGAGGGCGGTTTCTCGGCGGCGGCCAAATCGCTGGGGGTGACCCAGCCGGCGGTGACGGTGCAGATCCGCGGGCTGGAGGCGGAGCTGGGCGTGCGCCTGTTCCTGCGCCGCGGCCAGGGCGCCGTGCCAACTGAGGCGGGGGAACGGCTGCTGGCCCATGTCCGGGCGGTGATGCTGCTGATGGACCGTACCGAAGCGGCGGTCGCTTCTGATCCGGCGATGGCCGGTGGGCTGGTGCGGCTGGGGCTCAGCACGCCGGCGACGATCATGGGGCTGGCCAAGCGTTTCGCCGATGCTCACCCGGCGGTCGAGCTCCGGCTGTCGACCGGTAATACCGGGCAGCTGATCGAGGATGTCCTGGCCTGCCGTGTCGACCTGATTGCCGCCAGCCATATCGAGCCCGATCCGCGGCTGGCGGGGGTGGTGCTGGGGCGCCAGCGCCTGGCCCTGCTGGTGCCGGCGGCGGATCCTCTTGCCCGGTCCGGCGACCCGCTGCCGCTGGATGCCCTGGCCGGACTGCCGGTGCTGCTGCGCGAGCCGAGTTCGGTCACCCGCCAGGTTTTTCTGCGCGCAGCCGACGCGACCGGCTTTTCCCCCCGGGTGGCGGCCAGTCTGGGCAGCCGCGAGATGATCCGCGAGGCGACCGCCGCCGGCCTCGGCTACGGCATCGTCTTTGATGGCGAGACCGGCCACGACCCCCGCCTGGCACACCGCCCCCTGACCGCCGCCGGTCCGGGGGCCGACCTTCTGGCCGCCGATGTCCGCCTGTCCTGTCTGCCGGAACTCGCCGAGATCGGTGTGGTGGCGGCGTTTCTGGCGTTGGCGGGGATGACGTGA
- a CDS encoding extracellular solute-binding protein: MTTTRLRAGLAGLVALTIAGVAAPAMARVEFDLWHAHSPDITLGKTIARYAAEFNAAQSDYQVNAVFKGSYDDVINGAIAAARAGKAPAIVQVHAPAAPTVIYSKAVKPVDEVMAEAGIKVDWSRYIQPVIAAYQESGHQIGMPFNTSTPLMWMNRDLMARAGIEGVPATWDELEAAAVKLKAAGVGCPVVPSWQEWTLIKNYAFIQDIPVATPANGMEGPGARLTVNDPRMVAHLDRLQRWVKDGLMSYQGRQWTGAHEAFYAQRCAIMLESSAGYGGISQKAKFDFAAAMLPVEAGTTDPKNSFIGGAGLFVMNGQAPEVYKGVAAFLAFLAETPRQVDWHKVSGYVPITLDAYEAAKAEGYYQKFPHQELAILQLTRGTPTPNTRGIRLGYLVQIDEILNEELENIWSMKKTAAQAMDDAVRRADPLLERFERTIGQ; this comes from the coding sequence ATGACCACCACCCGTCTGCGCGCGGGCCTCGCCGGCCTTGTGGCGCTCACCATCGCAGGTGTCGCTGCCCCGGCCATGGCCCGGGTCGAGTTCGACCTCTGGCATGCCCATTCCCCCGACATCACGCTCGGCAAGACCATCGCCCGCTACGCCGCCGAGTTCAACGCCGCACAAAGCGACTATCAGGTGAATGCGGTGTTCAAGGGCAGCTATGACGACGTGATCAACGGCGCCATTGCCGCCGCCCGCGCCGGCAAGGCGCCGGCGATCGTGCAGGTCCATGCGCCGGCGGCCCCCACCGTGATCTATTCCAAGGCTGTGAAGCCGGTCGACGAGGTGATGGCCGAAGCGGGCATCAAAGTCGACTGGAGCCGTTACATCCAGCCGGTCATCGCCGCCTATCAGGAGAGCGGCCATCAGATCGGCATGCCCTTCAACACCTCGACCCCGCTGATGTGGATGAACCGCGACCTGATGGCCAGGGCGGGTATCGAGGGCGTGCCCGCCACCTGGGACGAGCTGGAAGCCGCCGCGGTGAAGCTGAAGGCCGCCGGGGTGGGCTGCCCGGTCGTGCCCTCCTGGCAGGAATGGACGCTGATCAAGAACTACGCCTTCATCCAGGACATCCCCGTCGCCACCCCGGCCAACGGTATGGAAGGTCCGGGGGCGCGGCTTACCGTCAACGACCCGCGCATGGTCGCCCATCTCGACCGGCTGCAGCGCTGGGTGAAGGACGGGCTGATGAGCTATCAGGGCCGCCAGTGGACCGGCGCGCACGAGGCCTTTTATGCCCAGCGCTGCGCAATCATGCTGGAAAGCTCGGCCGGGTATGGCGGGATTTCGCAGAAGGCCAAATTCGATTTCGCCGCGGCCATGCTGCCGGTGGAGGCCGGCACGACCGATCCCAAGAACAGCTTTATCGGCGGTGCGGGTCTGTTCGTGATGAACGGCCAGGCACCCGAGGTCTACAAGGGTGTGGCCGCCTTCCTGGCCTTCCTGGCTGAAACTCCGCGCCAGGTCGACTGGCACAAGGTGTCGGGCTATGTGCCGATCACGCTGGATGCCTACGAGGCCGCAAAGGCCGAAGGCTATTACCAGAAATTCCCCCATCAGGAACTGGCCATCCTGCAGCTGACCCGCGGCACCCCCACGCCCAACACCCGCGGCATCCGCCTCGGCTATCTGGTTCAGATCGACGAGATCCTGAACGAGGAGCTGGAAAACATCTGGTCGATGAAGAAGACCGCCGCCCAGGCCATGGATGATGCGGTACGCCGCGCCGACCCGCTGCTGGAACGCTTCGAGCGCACCATCGGCCAGTAA
- the ugpA gene encoding sn-glycerol-3-phosphate ABC transporter permease UgpA, producing the protein MSIHTPPAGAVFRGRMLPWLLLAPQLAILALFFFRPAAEGLRQAFHLADPFTGRGIYVGLDNFRALFAEPEYLDSIRASLIFAGLVAGIAMALAFVLAAAADRLLGERPALRSAIIWPYAVAPAVAGVLWLFLLHPSFGVIAQLLHEAGLAWNPLLDGTDAMALIVAAAVWKQVSYNFIFFFAAIRSVPKSLIEAAAIDGAGPLRRLRDVVWPLVSPTSFFLLVMNLIYAFFDSFGIVDAITEGGPGGATRLMVYKAYRDGFQAQDLGGSAAQSIVLMALVGVLTVIQFGWIERKVSYARS; encoded by the coding sequence ATGTCCATCCACACCCCGCCTGCCGGTGCGGTCTTCCGGGGCCGCATGCTGCCCTGGCTGCTGCTGGCCCCGCAGCTGGCCATCCTTGCCCTGTTCTTCTTCCGCCCGGCGGCGGAAGGGCTGCGGCAGGCCTTCCATCTGGCCGATCCCTTCACCGGCCGCGGCATCTATGTGGGGCTCGACAATTTCCGGGCGCTGTTCGCCGAACCGGAATATCTGGACAGCATCCGGGCAAGCCTGATCTTCGCAGGGCTCGTCGCCGGCATTGCCATGGCACTGGCCTTCGTACTGGCTGCCGCAGCCGACCGGCTGCTGGGGGAACGTCCGGCCCTGCGCTCGGCGATCATCTGGCCCTACGCGGTCGCACCGGCGGTCGCGGGCGTGTTGTGGCTGTTCCTGCTGCACCCGTCCTTCGGCGTGATCGCGCAGCTCCTCCACGAGGCGGGGCTGGCCTGGAACCCGCTGCTGGACGGCACCGACGCCATGGCGCTGATCGTGGCCGCCGCGGTCTGGAAGCAGGTCTCCTACAACTTCATCTTCTTCTTCGCCGCCATCCGCTCGGTGCCGAAATCGCTGATCGAGGCCGCCGCCATCGACGGGGCCGGCCCCTTGCGCCGGCTGCGCGACGTGGTCTGGCCGCTGGTCTCCCCCACCAGCTTTTTCCTGCTGGTCATGAACCTGATCTACGCCTTCTTCGACAGTTTCGGCATCGTAGACGCCATCACCGAAGGCGGCCCCGGCGGGGCCACCCGGCTGATGGTCTACAAGGCCTATCGCGACGGTTTTCAGGCCCAGGATCTGGGCGGGTCGGCGGCACAGTCGATCGTGCTGATGGCGCTGGTCGGCGTGCTGACCGTCATCCAGTTCGGCTGGATCGAGCGCAAGGTGTCCTATGCCCGCAGCTGA
- a CDS encoding ABC transporter permease subunit translates to MVRRDPVFRAVAASVFLAGALVMLLPVWYALAIASMPEDGRLSIGSLPGPMLIDTLADVIRDPVIQRQLFNSLVMATAITAGKIVISLTAGFAVVYFRFRGRALAFWAIFLSLMLPVEVRIVPTYAVAADPLAPLIGGLRLLGVEIGLSPSLLDTHAGLVLPLIASATATFLYRQVFLAVPADLVEAARIDGAGPLRFLRDVALPLAAPATAALAVILFVYGWNQYLWPLLITTDERMATVVMGVARTLPTDNAETRWGLTMGRALVAMAPPVILVLVLQRRLVAGLTDVGK, encoded by the coding sequence ATGGTTCGGCGTGACCCGGTTTTCCGGGCGGTTGCCGCCTCGGTCTTCCTGGCTGGCGCCCTGGTCATGCTGTTGCCGGTCTGGTATGCCCTGGCCATCGCCTCGATGCCCGAAGACGGCCGGCTGTCGATCGGCAGCCTGCCCGGACCGATGCTGATCGACACGCTCGCCGATGTGATCCGGGATCCGGTGATCCAGCGGCAGCTGTTCAACAGCCTGGTCATGGCGACGGCGATCACCGCCGGCAAGATCGTAATCTCGCTGACGGCCGGGTTTGCCGTGGTCTATTTCCGCTTCCGCGGACGGGCGCTCGCCTTCTGGGCCATCTTCCTGTCGCTGATGCTGCCGGTGGAGGTCCGGATCGTGCCGACCTATGCGGTCGCGGCCGATCCGCTGGCACCCCTGATCGGGGGTTTGCGCCTGCTCGGTGTGGAGATCGGGCTCTCGCCCTCGCTGCTCGATACCCATGCCGGGCTGGTGCTGCCCCTGATCGCCTCGGCCACCGCCACCTTCCTTTATCGCCAGGTCTTCCTGGCCGTACCGGCGGATCTGGTAGAGGCCGCCCGGATCGACGGCGCCGGGCCGCTGCGCTTTCTGCGCGACGTGGCCCTGCCGCTGGCGGCACCGGCGACGGCGGCACTGGCGGTCATTCTGTTCGTCTATGGCTGGAACCAGTATCTCTGGCCGCTGCTGATCACCACCGACGAGCGGATGGCGACCGTGGTAATGGGGGTGGCGCGCACCCTGCCCACCGACAATGCCGAGACGCGCTGGGGGCTGACCATGGGGCGGGCGCTGGTCGCCATGGCACCGCCGGTGATCCTGGTCCTGGTTCTGCAGCGCCGGCTTGTCGCCGGGCTGACCGATGTCGGCAAGTAG
- the sppA gene encoding signal peptide peptidase SppA, with translation MSPFDADRAVDRRRLKRGLTFWRIAAIVLAAILGGIVFRATDIGGTGAFKGDRIAELTIDGFIAPDDELYERLDEVKDDPAVKALIVRIDSGGGSSIGGELNYEKLREIAAEKPVVAVMEGIAASAAYMTALGADRIYAHGETLTGSIGVYLQAVEATELLRSIGIEADLIKSSVIKGQPNPLEELNDEARAALADVVADSYGYFRGLVADRRSLSGDRLEAVADGRVFTGRQALAAGLIDGLGGKKAARAWLEGEKGLDADLPIEDITPRPEDGRGLLGAAADAAVEALLKNTELSERLRVDGLVSVWQPRP, from the coding sequence ATGTCTCCGTTCGACGCCGACCGCGCGGTCGATCGACGCCGCCTGAAGCGGGGCCTGACCTTCTGGCGCATCGCCGCCATCGTGCTCGCCGCCATCCTGGGCGGCATTGTCTTTCGCGCCACGGATATCGGTGGCACCGGCGCCTTCAAGGGCGACCGGATCGCCGAACTCACCATCGACGGCTTCATCGCTCCGGATGACGAGCTTTACGAGCGGCTGGACGAGGTGAAGGACGATCCCGCGGTCAAGGCGCTGATCGTGCGCATCGACAGCGGTGGCGGCAGCTCGATCGGCGGCGAGCTGAATTACGAAAAACTCCGCGAGATTGCTGCCGAAAAGCCGGTGGTGGCGGTGATGGAAGGCATCGCCGCCTCGGCCGCCTATATGACCGCGCTCGGCGCCGACCGGATCTACGCCCATGGCGAGACGCTGACCGGCTCGATCGGTGTCTATCTTCAGGCGGTGGAAGCGACCGAGCTGCTGCGCTCCATCGGCATTGAGGCCGATCTGATCAAAAGCTCGGTCATCAAGGGCCAGCCCAACCCGCTTGAAGAGCTGAACGACGAAGCCCGCGCGGCACTCGCCGATGTGGTCGCCGACAGCTACGGCTATTTCCGCGGCCTTGTGGCCGATCGTCGCAGCCTGTCGGGTGACAGGCTTGAGGCGGTGGCCGACGGCCGGGTCTTCACCGGCCGCCAGGCGCTTGCGGCGGGGCTGATCGACGGTCTTGGCGGCAAAAAGGCCGCACGTGCCTGGCTTGAAGGCGAAAAGGGGCTGGACGCGGACCTCCCGATCGAGGATATCACCCCCCGTCCGGAAGACGGGCGCGGGCTGCTGGGTGCCGCGGCGGACGCCGCGGTCGAAGC